One segment of Streptosporangium brasiliense DNA contains the following:
- the guaB gene encoding IMP dehydrogenase, which yields MARFTEPGLTFDDVLLVPAYSDLQPGEADTSTRLSRGITLRIPLVSAAMDTVTEARMAVAMARQGGIGILHRNLSIEDQAQQADLVKRSEAGMVTNPVTCSPDDTLADVERLCATYRISGVPVTDPTGVLVGIVTNRDMRFETDQRRPVREVMTPMPLVTAPVGVSRDGAFELLRKNKIEKLPLVDADGRLRGLITVKDFTKSEQYPLATKDADGRLVVGAAIGVGGDAEKRAMALVEAGVDVIIVDVAHGHSKGLADMISTIKANSRVEVIGGNIATRAGAQMLIDAGADAIKVGVGPGSICTTRVVAGVGAPQVTAIHEASLAAGPAGVPVIGDGGLQYSGDIVKAIAAGADAVMLGSLLAGCEESPGELIFINGKQFKSYRGMGSLGAVRNRERGGASFSKDRYAQADVGGEDKFIPEGIEGQVPYRGPVAAVAHQLVGGLRQGMWYAGCRTVEEMHTRCELMPITAAGLKESHPHDIQMTVEAPNYHRR from the coding sequence ATGGCCAGGTTCACCGAGCCAGGACTCACGTTCGACGACGTGCTCCTGGTGCCCGCTTATTCGGATCTGCAGCCGGGGGAGGCGGATACCAGCACGCGGCTGTCTCGCGGGATCACCCTGCGCATCCCGCTGGTGTCGGCGGCGATGGACACCGTCACCGAGGCCCGCATGGCGGTGGCGATGGCCCGCCAGGGCGGCATCGGCATCCTGCACCGCAACCTCTCCATCGAGGACCAGGCCCAGCAGGCCGATCTCGTCAAGCGCTCCGAGGCCGGGATGGTCACCAACCCGGTCACCTGCTCGCCGGACGACACCCTCGCCGACGTCGAGCGCCTGTGCGCCACCTACCGGATCTCCGGTGTCCCGGTGACCGACCCGACCGGTGTGCTCGTCGGCATCGTCACCAACCGCGACATGCGCTTCGAGACCGACCAGCGCCGTCCCGTGCGCGAGGTCATGACCCCGATGCCGCTGGTCACCGCGCCGGTCGGGGTGTCCAGGGACGGCGCGTTCGAGCTGCTCAGAAAGAACAAGATCGAGAAGCTCCCGCTGGTCGACGCCGACGGGCGGCTCCGCGGGCTCATCACCGTCAAGGACTTCACCAAGAGCGAGCAGTACCCCCTCGCCACCAAGGACGCCGATGGCCGGCTCGTCGTGGGGGCGGCCATCGGCGTCGGGGGCGACGCCGAGAAGCGGGCGATGGCGCTGGTCGAGGCCGGCGTCGACGTGATCATCGTGGACGTCGCCCACGGCCACTCCAAGGGGCTCGCCGACATGATCTCCACGATCAAGGCCAACAGCCGGGTCGAGGTGATCGGCGGCAACATCGCCACGCGCGCGGGCGCCCAGATGCTGATCGACGCGGGGGCGGACGCGATCAAGGTCGGCGTCGGCCCGGGCTCCATCTGCACCACCCGCGTGGTCGCCGGCGTCGGCGCCCCGCAGGTGACGGCCATCCACGAGGCCTCGCTGGCCGCCGGCCCGGCCGGGGTGCCGGTGATCGGCGACGGCGGCCTCCAATACTCCGGCGACATCGTCAAGGCCATCGCCGCCGGCGCCGACGCGGTGATGCTGGGCTCGCTCCTCGCGGGATGCGAGGAGTCGCCGGGTGAGCTGATCTTCATCAACGGCAAGCAGTTCAAGTCCTACCGGGGGATGGGCTCGCTCGGCGCGGTCCGCAACCGCGAGCGCGGTGGCGCCTCCTTCAGCAAGGACCGCTACGCCCAGGCCGACGTCGGCGGCGAGGACAAGTTCATCCCCGAGGGCATCGAGGGCCAGGTCCCCTACCGCGGTCCGGTCGCGGCGGTCGCCCACCAGCTCGTCGGCGGTCTGCGCCAGGGCATGTGGTACGCCGGGTGCCGCACGGTCGAGGAGATGCACACCCGGTGCGAGCTGATGCCGATCACCGCCGCGGGCCTGAAGGAGAGCCACCCGCACGACATCCAGATGACGGTCGAGGCTCCGAACTACCACCGTCGGTAG
- a CDS encoding helix-turn-helix transcriptional regulator: MRIDTSAPPDPLATLGLTPGQTALYNTVLRLHRATCAALADATDRSPEALERELASLVRLGVVDEQAGEYLARHPAAALGHLIAERLDRLAAESRRIDTVLGSIRGFIHQYDAGLDYQTGQFAVDLVGGADELYESVIGMAVQAPPLELLSAVPDTRTMSDFAHRYADQWIGAQRSGLLSCRVVIPVHTLETAGLRDKLDQFERAGAQIRTLDVVPSWFLIAGTDAAGMPAQWGGALAENAYNFHLVRAAIVVAALRSLFEELWTRAAPLPWTHRGDGVARVLRLAAQGVSDEVIARQLGISVRTVRARFADAMAELGAQSRFQAGVEAARRGWLV; encoded by the coding sequence ATGCGCATCGACACATCCGCACCGCCCGATCCGCTCGCGACCCTGGGCCTCACCCCGGGCCAGACCGCGCTGTACAACACGGTGCTGCGTCTGCACCGCGCCACCTGCGCCGCGCTCGCCGACGCCACCGACCGCTCGCCCGAGGCGCTGGAGCGCGAGCTGGCCAGCCTCGTGCGGCTGGGCGTGGTCGACGAGCAGGCCGGGGAGTATCTCGCCAGGCACCCCGCCGCGGCGCTCGGCCACCTGATCGCCGAGCGGCTGGACCGCCTCGCCGCCGAGAGCCGCAGGATCGACACCGTGCTCGGGTCGATCCGCGGCTTCATCCACCAGTACGACGCCGGGCTCGACTACCAGACCGGCCAGTTCGCGGTGGACCTGGTCGGCGGGGCCGACGAGCTCTACGAGAGCGTGATCGGCATGGCGGTCCAGGCGCCGCCGCTGGAGCTGCTGTCGGCCGTCCCCGACACCCGGACGATGAGCGACTTCGCGCACCGCTACGCCGACCAGTGGATCGGGGCCCAGCGCAGCGGCCTGCTCTCCTGCCGGGTCGTCATCCCGGTCCACACGCTGGAGACCGCCGGCCTGCGGGACAAGCTGGACCAGTTCGAGCGGGCCGGGGCCCAGATCCGCACCCTCGACGTGGTGCCGAGCTGGTTCCTGATCGCCGGGACCGACGCCGCGGGCATGCCCGCCCAGTGGGGCGGCGCCCTCGCCGAGAACGCCTACAACTTCCACCTGGTCCGGGCGGCCATCGTGGTGGCCGCGCTGCGCTCGCTCTTCGAGGAGCTGTGGACCCGCGCGGCACCGCTGCCGTGGACGCACCGCGGCGACGGCGTGGCGCGGGTGCTGCGGCTGGCCGCCCAGGGGGTCTCCGACGAGGTGATCGCCCGGCAGCTCGGGATCTCGGTCCGGACGGTGCGGGCCCGGTTCGCCGACGCCATGGCCGAGCTCGGCGCGCAGTCGCGCTTCCAGGCGGGCGTGGAGGCCGCCCGCCGTGGGTGGCTGGTGTAG
- a CDS encoding DUF5319 family protein — protein MLDDVPRDPFADDPDDPAAALGEPDDPEPLTSAERDEAMTDLADVEVFRSLLEPQGVLGLVLDCPECGEQHYFDWELLRGNLRQMIENGQPQVHEPAYQPDPTDYVTWEYARGYVDGVIDTEEQR, from the coding sequence GTGCTCGACGATGTCCCTCGCGACCCGTTCGCGGATGACCCCGACGACCCGGCGGCGGCGCTGGGAGAGCCCGACGACCCCGAGCCGCTGACCTCAGCCGAACGCGACGAGGCCATGACCGATCTCGCCGACGTGGAGGTCTTCCGTTCGCTGCTGGAGCCCCAGGGGGTGCTCGGCCTGGTCCTCGACTGCCCGGAGTGCGGCGAGCAGCACTACTTCGACTGGGAGCTGCTGCGCGGCAACCTGCGGCAGATGATCGAGAACGGCCAGCCGCAGGTGCACGAGCCCGCCTACCAGCCCGACCCCACCGACTACGTCACCTGGGAGTACGCCCGGGGTTACGTGGACGGGGTGATCGACACCGAGGAACAGCGCTGA
- a CDS encoding sigma-70 family RNA polymerase sigma factor — MPNVTEGCVADAKSGVRLATRSDGVAHRDDLKDLTSLAVQGDRTAIETLIAQLRPMVVRYCRARLGRVSGQYHIADDVAQEVCIAVLSALPRYRDMGRPFASFVFGIASHKVADALRSSVRSAVPTQDLPDGPDEGPGPEETVVRYIEAEHARRLLSRLPDNQRQLLMLRVVSGLSAEETGNVLGMSPGAVRVAQHRALARLRAMAELELESTA, encoded by the coding sequence ATGCCTAACGTGACCGAGGGATGCGTCGCCGACGCCAAAAGTGGGGTAAGGCTTGCGACGAGATCTGACGGGGTCGCCCACAGGGATGATCTCAAGGATCTGACGAGCCTCGCCGTTCAGGGTGATCGCACCGCGATCGAAACCCTGATCGCGCAGTTACGGCCAATGGTCGTCCGTTATTGCCGTGCTCGTCTCGGCCGGGTCTCCGGTCAGTATCACATCGCAGACGACGTGGCCCAGGAAGTATGCATCGCGGTGCTGTCCGCGCTGCCCCGCTACCGGGACATGGGACGCCCGTTCGCGTCCTTCGTCTTCGGCATCGCCTCCCACAAGGTGGCCGACGCGCTGCGCAGCTCCGTGCGCTCCGCCGTGCCCACCCAGGACCTCCCGGACGGGCCCGACGAGGGCCCGGGGCCGGAGGAGACCGTGGTCCGCTACATCGAGGCCGAGCACGCCCGCAGGCTGCTGTCCAGGCTCCCCGACAACCAGCGCCAGCTGCTCATGCTCCGGGTGGTGTCGGGCCTCTCGGCGGAGGAGACGGGTAATGTACTCGGCATGTCACCAGGTGCGGTCCGGGTCGCCCAGCATCGGGCGCTGGCCCGGCTGCGGGCGATGGCGGAGCTGGAGCTGGAGTCGACGGCTTGA
- the groL gene encoding chaperonin GroEL (60 kDa chaperone family; promotes refolding of misfolded polypeptides especially under stressful conditions; forms two stacked rings of heptamers to form a barrel-shaped 14mer; ends can be capped by GroES; misfolded proteins enter the barrel where they are refolded when GroES binds), giving the protein MPKILSFEEDARRALERGVNALADAVKVTLGPRGRNVVIDKKFGAPTITNDGVTIAREVELEAPYENLGAQLAKEVATKTNDIAGDGTTTATVLAQAMVREGLRNVAAGAQPLSLKRGIDLAARAVSDKLIESARPVEDKKEIAHVATISAQDAKIGELIAEAFDKVGKDGVITVEESNTMGLELEFTEGLQFDKGYLSPYMVTDQERMEAVLEDPYILITQGKVSSVADFLPLLEKIAQTKKALLVIAEDVEGEALAVLVTNKIRGTFTSVAVKAPGFGDRRKAMLQDIAILTGGEVVSEEVGLKLEHVGLEVLGTARRVVITKDATTVVDGAGDQQAISDRVKEIKLAIEQSDSDWDREKLQERLAKLSGGVCVLKVGAATEVELKEKKHRLEDAISATRAAIEEGIVSGGGSALIHVSKVLDDLGLSGDEATGVAVVRKALIEPARWIAENAGLEGYVVTTKVAELSVGEGLNAATGEYGDLISQGVIDPVKVTRSAVQNAASIAGMLLTTEALVVDKPEEEAPAAAGGHGHGHGHGH; this is encoded by the coding sequence ATGCCGAAGATCCTGTCGTTCGAGGAGGACGCCCGCCGCGCTCTTGAGCGTGGCGTGAACGCCCTCGCGGACGCCGTCAAGGTCACGCTCGGCCCGCGCGGCCGCAACGTCGTCATCGACAAGAAGTTCGGTGCGCCGACCATCACCAACGACGGTGTCACCATCGCCCGCGAGGTCGAGCTGGAGGCTCCGTACGAGAACCTCGGCGCCCAGCTCGCCAAGGAAGTCGCCACCAAGACCAACGACATCGCCGGTGACGGCACGACCACCGCCACCGTCCTCGCCCAGGCGATGGTCCGCGAGGGTCTGCGCAACGTCGCCGCCGGTGCCCAGCCGCTGTCGCTCAAGCGCGGCATCGACCTGGCCGCCAGGGCCGTCAGCGACAAGCTGATCGAGTCGGCCCGCCCGGTCGAGGACAAGAAGGAGATCGCGCACGTCGCGACGATCTCCGCGCAGGACGCCAAGATCGGCGAGCTGATCGCCGAGGCGTTCGACAAGGTGGGCAAGGACGGTGTCATCACCGTCGAGGAGTCCAACACCATGGGCCTGGAGCTGGAGTTCACCGAGGGACTCCAGTTCGACAAGGGCTACCTGTCGCCCTACATGGTGACCGACCAGGAGCGCATGGAGGCGGTCCTGGAGGACCCCTACATCCTGATCACCCAGGGCAAGGTCTCCTCCGTCGCCGACTTCCTGCCGCTGCTGGAGAAGATCGCCCAGACCAAGAAGGCGCTGCTCGTCATCGCCGAGGACGTCGAGGGCGAGGCCCTGGCCGTCCTGGTCACCAACAAGATCCGCGGCACCTTCACCTCCGTCGCGGTCAAGGCCCCCGGCTTCGGCGACCGCCGCAAGGCCATGCTGCAGGACATCGCGATCCTCACCGGCGGCGAGGTCGTCAGCGAGGAGGTCGGCCTCAAGCTGGAGCACGTCGGCCTTGAGGTGCTCGGCACCGCCCGCCGCGTCGTGATCACCAAGGACGCCACCACCGTCGTCGACGGTGCCGGCGACCAGCAGGCGATCTCCGACCGGGTCAAGGAGATCAAGCTCGCCATCGAGCAGTCCGACTCCGACTGGGACCGCGAGAAGCTCCAGGAGCGCCTGGCCAAGCTCTCCGGCGGTGTCTGCGTGCTGAAGGTCGGCGCGGCCACCGAGGTGGAGCTCAAGGAGAAGAAGCACCGCCTGGAGGACGCGATCTCCGCCACCCGCGCGGCGATCGAGGAGGGCATCGTCTCCGGCGGTGGCTCCGCGCTCATCCACGTCTCCAAGGTCCTGGACGACCTCGGTCTGTCCGGCGACGAGGCGACCGGCGTCGCCGTGGTCCGCAAGGCGCTCATCGAGCCGGCCCGCTGGATCGCCGAGAACGCCGGCCTTGAGGGCTACGTGGTGACCACCAAGGTCGCCGAGCTCTCCGTGGGCGAGGGCCTCAACGCCGCCACCGGCGAGTACGGTGACCTGATCAGCCAGGGCGTCATCGACCCGGTCAAGGTCACCCGCTCGGCCGTCCAGAACGCCGCCTCCATCGCCGGCATGCTGCTGACGACCGAGGCCCTCGTGGTGGACAAGCCCGAGGAGGAGGCCCCGGCCGCCGCCGGCGGCCACGGCCACGGTCACGGCCACGGCCACTGA
- the groES gene encoding co-chaperone GroES: protein MTTATKVPVKPLGDRIVVQPLEAEQTTASGLVIPDTAKEKPQEGKVLAVGPGNWDEDGDKRIPLDVKEGDIVLYSKYGGTEVKYGGEEYLVLSARDVLAIIEK from the coding sequence GTGACGACCGCCACCAAGGTTCCCGTTAAGCCGCTCGGCGACCGCATCGTGGTCCAGCCGCTTGAGGCCGAGCAGACCACCGCTTCCGGCCTCGTGATCCCGGACACCGCCAAGGAGAAGCCGCAGGAGGGCAAGGTCCTCGCGGTGGGCCCCGGCAACTGGGACGAGGACGGGGACAAGCGTATCCCGCTCGACGTCAAGGAGGGCGACATCGTCCTCTACAGCAAGTACGGCGGCACCGAGGTGAAGTACGGCGGCGAGGAGTACCTGGTGCTCTCCGCCCGCGACGTGCTCGCCATCATCGAGAAGTAA
- a CDS encoding class I SAM-dependent methyltransferase, which produces MDLDAFRELLTPRGQEALGAAAEIAGDDPVAAVTRLRKTYDADLTSAALTQATLRRRAREKFGDDADLMYFTPGGLEQSTRREVADHRARRIAPGSRVADVCCGIGGDLLALARAGCVVEAVDADPLTAAVARANADALGFGDRVSVRAADAATIDPAAFDVLFADPARRTARGRTFDPMAYSPPWPDVLTMVARAEAACLKVAPGIPYEFIPAGAEAEWVSYKGDVKEAVIWCGGLAGGAGRRATILPAGATVTSDPALGPAGHGPVGRYVYEPDGAAIRAHLVAEIAAMVGGHLLDPHIAYITGDAAVETPWASRYEVHEMLPFSLKRLRAALRERGVGNATIKKRGSAVDVERLRKDLRLSGDRSAVVILTRIVERPFALICTPS; this is translated from the coding sequence GTGGACCTTGACGCATTCCGGGAGCTGCTGACGCCGCGCGGCCAGGAGGCCCTGGGGGCGGCGGCCGAGATCGCGGGCGACGACCCGGTGGCGGCGGTGACGCGGCTCCGGAAGACCTACGACGCCGATCTGACCTCGGCGGCGCTCACGCAGGCCACGCTCAGGCGGCGGGCCAGGGAGAAGTTCGGCGACGACGCCGATCTCATGTATTTCACCCCGGGCGGTCTGGAGCAGTCCACCCGCCGCGAGGTCGCCGACCACCGGGCCCGCCGCATCGCCCCGGGCTCCCGGGTCGCCGACGTCTGCTGCGGCATCGGCGGGGACCTCCTCGCGCTGGCCAGGGCCGGATGCGTGGTGGAGGCCGTCGACGCCGACCCGCTCACGGCCGCGGTCGCCCGGGCCAACGCCGACGCCCTCGGGTTCGGGGACCGGGTCTCGGTCCGCGCGGCCGACGCGGCCACGATCGACCCGGCCGCCTTCGACGTCCTGTTCGCCGACCCCGCCCGCCGTACCGCGCGGGGCCGGACCTTCGACCCGATGGCCTACTCGCCACCCTGGCCCGACGTGCTGACGATGGTGGCGCGGGCCGAGGCGGCCTGCCTGAAGGTCGCCCCCGGCATCCCCTACGAGTTCATCCCCGCCGGGGCCGAGGCCGAGTGGGTCTCCTACAAGGGCGACGTCAAGGAGGCCGTGATCTGGTGCGGCGGGCTGGCCGGCGGCGCGGGGCGCAGGGCCACGATCCTGCCGGCGGGCGCGACGGTGACGTCCGACCCGGCGCTCGGCCCGGCCGGGCACGGTCCCGTGGGCCGCTACGTGTACGAACCGGACGGCGCGGCCATCCGGGCCCACCTCGTCGCGGAGATCGCCGCGATGGTCGGCGGCCACCTGCTCGACCCGCACATCGCCTACATCACCGGGGACGCCGCCGTGGAGACGCCGTGGGCGTCACGGTACGAGGTCCACGAGATGCTGCCGTTCTCGCTCAAACGGCTGCGGGCGGCGCTCCGCGAGCGCGGGGTCGGCAATGCGACGATCAAAAAGCGCGGTTCCGCGGTCGATGTCGAACGCCTGCGGAAAGACCTGCGACTATCCGGTGACCGCTCGGCGGTCGTCATTCTCACCCGGATTGTCGAAAGGCCGTTCGCCCTCATCTGCACCCCTTCTTGA